The Agromyces sp. LHK192 genome includes a window with the following:
- the clpS gene encoding ATP-dependent Clp protease adapter ClpS, which yields MPVAEASWRTVVWDDPVNLMTYVTYVFRSYFGYPREEAERLMLLVHHEGRAIVATGNREAMERHVQAMHGYGLQATVARAET from the coding sequence ATGCCGGTCGCCGAGGCGTCGTGGCGCACGGTCGTGTGGGACGATCCGGTCAACCTCATGACGTACGTCACCTACGTGTTCCGCAGCTACTTCGGCTACCCGCGCGAGGAGGCCGAGCGGCTCATGCTGCTCGTGCACCACGAGGGCCGTGCGATCGTCGCGACCGGCAACCGGGAGGCGATGGAGCGTCACGTGCAGGCGATGCACGGCTACGGCCTGCAGGCGACCGTTGCGAGGGCCGAGACGTGA